A window from Chrysemys picta bellii isolate R12L10 chromosome 2, ASM1138683v2, whole genome shotgun sequence encodes these proteins:
- the JPH1 gene encoding junctophilin-1 isoform X5 → MTGGRFDFDDGGTYCGGWEEGKAHGHGICTGPKGQGEYAGSWSHGFEVVGGYTWPSGNTYQGYWAQGKRHGLGVETKGRWMYRGEWSHGFKGRYGVRQSLTTPARYEGTWSNGLQDGYGVETYGDGGTYQGQWTGGMRHGYGVRQSVPYGMATVIRSPLRTSLVSLRSEQSNGTVLHDITSDSPAGTRGGFVLNFHSEPEAMSSKKRGGLFRRGSLLGSIKLRKSESKSSISSKRSSVRSDAAMSRISSSDANSTISFGDGDCDYCPMEDHVDATTTETYMGEWKNDKRNGFGISERSNGMKYEGEWLNNKRHGYGCTIFPDGTKEEGKYKNNVLVRGIRKQLIPIRNTKTKEKVDRAIEGAQRAAAMARTKVEIASSRYTSGGTLPRTMELFQM, encoded by the exons ATGACGGGCGGCAGGTTCGACTTCGACGATGGCGGCACCTACTGCGGCGGCTGGGAGGAGGGCAAAGCCCACGGGCACGGCATCTGCACCGGGCCCAAGGGGCAGGGCGAGTACGCGGGCTCCTGGTCCCACGGCTTCGAGGTGGTGGGCGGCTACACCTGGCCCAGCGGCAACACCTACCAGGGCTACTGGGCGCAGGGCAAGCGCCACGGGCTGGGCGTGGAGACCAAGGGCAGGTGGATGTACCGGGGCGAGTGGTCCCACGGCTTCAAGGGGCGCTACGGGGTGCGGCAGAGCCTCACCACCCCGGCCCGCTACGAGGGCACCTGGAGCAACGGGCTGCAGGACGGCTACGGTGTGGAGACCTACGGGGATGGAG GTACATACCAGGGACAGTGGACAGGAGGGATGCGGCACGGATATGGTGTACGTCAAAGTGTACCTTATGGCATGGCAACTGTGATCCGTTCACCCCTCCGAACATCTCTAGTCTCACTTCGTAGTGAGCAGAGCAATGGCACGGTTCTGCATGACATTACTTCAGACAGCCCAGCTGGAACAAGAGGTGGGTTTGTTTTGAATTTTCACAGTGAACCGGAAGCCATGAGTAGTAAGAAAAGAGGAGGCTTGTTCAGAAGAGGATCCCTTCTTGGTAGTATAAAACTTAGAAAATCTGAATCTAAATCATCAATATCTAGCAAACGTAGCTCTGTCAGGAGTGATGCTGCTATGAGCAGAATTAGTTCTAGTGATGCCAACTCTACGATTAGTTTTGGAGATGGTGACTGTGATTATTGCCCTATGGAAGACCATGTTGATGCCACCACAACAGAAACGTACATgggagagtggaagaatgacAAGCGCAATGGTTTTGGTATTAGTGAGCGTTCAAATGGTATGAAATATGAAGGAGAATGGCTAAATAATAAAAGGCATGGATATGGATGCACCATATTTCCAGATGGCacaaaggaagagggaaaatataaaaacaatgttTTGGTCCGTGGAATAAGAAAGCAACTTATACCAATAAGAAACACCAAAACTAAAGAAAAAGTGGATAGAGCCATAGAGGGTGCACAAAGGGCAGCTGCTATGGCAAGAACCAAAGTGGAAATTGCATCTTCAAG
- the JPH1 gene encoding junctophilin-1 isoform X4 translates to MTGGRFDFDDGGTYCGGWEEGKAHGHGICTGPKGQGEYAGSWSHGFEVVGGYTWPSGNTYQGYWAQGKRHGLGVETKGRWMYRGEWSHGFKGRYGVRQSLTTPARYEGTWSNGLQDGYGVETYGDGGTYQGQWTGGMRHGYGVRQSVPYGMATVIRSPLRTSLVSLRSEQSNGTVLHDITSDSPAGTRGGFVLNFHSEPEAMSSKKRGGLFRRGSLLGSIKLRKSESKSSISSKRSSVRSDAAMSRISSSDANSTISFGDGDCDYCPMEDHVDATTTETYMGEWKNDKRNGFGISERSNGMKYEGEWLNNKRHGYGCTIFPDGTKEEGKYKNNVLVRGIRKQLIPIRNTKTKEKVDRAIEGAQRAAAMARTKVEIASSRVKISVKMNSVSWVNSIKSIN, encoded by the exons ATGACGGGCGGCAGGTTCGACTTCGACGATGGCGGCACCTACTGCGGCGGCTGGGAGGAGGGCAAAGCCCACGGGCACGGCATCTGCACCGGGCCCAAGGGGCAGGGCGAGTACGCGGGCTCCTGGTCCCACGGCTTCGAGGTGGTGGGCGGCTACACCTGGCCCAGCGGCAACACCTACCAGGGCTACTGGGCGCAGGGCAAGCGCCACGGGCTGGGCGTGGAGACCAAGGGCAGGTGGATGTACCGGGGCGAGTGGTCCCACGGCTTCAAGGGGCGCTACGGGGTGCGGCAGAGCCTCACCACCCCGGCCCGCTACGAGGGCACCTGGAGCAACGGGCTGCAGGACGGCTACGGTGTGGAGACCTACGGGGATGGAG GTACATACCAGGGACAGTGGACAGGAGGGATGCGGCACGGATATGGTGTACGTCAAAGTGTACCTTATGGCATGGCAACTGTGATCCGTTCACCCCTCCGAACATCTCTAGTCTCACTTCGTAGTGAGCAGAGCAATGGCACGGTTCTGCATGACATTACTTCAGACAGCCCAGCTGGAACAAGAGGTGGGTTTGTTTTGAATTTTCACAGTGAACCGGAAGCCATGAGTAGTAAGAAAAGAGGAGGCTTGTTCAGAAGAGGATCCCTTCTTGGTAGTATAAAACTTAGAAAATCTGAATCTAAATCATCAATATCTAGCAAACGTAGCTCTGTCAGGAGTGATGCTGCTATGAGCAGAATTAGTTCTAGTGATGCCAACTCTACGATTAGTTTTGGAGATGGTGACTGTGATTATTGCCCTATGGAAGACCATGTTGATGCCACCACAACAGAAACGTACATgggagagtggaagaatgacAAGCGCAATGGTTTTGGTATTAGTGAGCGTTCAAATGGTATGAAATATGAAGGAGAATGGCTAAATAATAAAAGGCATGGATATGGATGCACCATATTTCCAGATGGCacaaaggaagagggaaaatataaaaacaatgttTTGGTCCGTGGAATAAGAAAGCAACTTATACCAATAAGAAACACCAAAACTAAAGAAAAAGTGGATAGAGCCATAGAGGGTGCACAAAGGGCAGCTGCTATGGCAAGAACCAAAGTGGAAATTGCATCTTCAAG ggtgaaAATCAGTGTAAAAATGAACTCAGTATCCTGGGTAAATAGCATCAAAAGCATCAACTAA
- the JPH1 gene encoding junctophilin-1 isoform X11, whose amino-acid sequence MTGGRFDFDDGGTYCGGWEEGKAHGHGICTGPKGQGEYAGSWSHGFEVVGGYTWPSGNTYQGYWAQGKRHGLGVETKGRWMYRGEWSHGFKGRYGVRQSLTTPARYEGTWSNGLQDGYGVETYGDGGTYQGQWTGGMRHGYGVRQSVPYGMATVIRSPLRTSLVSLRSEQSNGTVLHDITSDSPAGTRG is encoded by the exons ATGACGGGCGGCAGGTTCGACTTCGACGATGGCGGCACCTACTGCGGCGGCTGGGAGGAGGGCAAAGCCCACGGGCACGGCATCTGCACCGGGCCCAAGGGGCAGGGCGAGTACGCGGGCTCCTGGTCCCACGGCTTCGAGGTGGTGGGCGGCTACACCTGGCCCAGCGGCAACACCTACCAGGGCTACTGGGCGCAGGGCAAGCGCCACGGGCTGGGCGTGGAGACCAAGGGCAGGTGGATGTACCGGGGCGAGTGGTCCCACGGCTTCAAGGGGCGCTACGGGGTGCGGCAGAGCCTCACCACCCCGGCCCGCTACGAGGGCACCTGGAGCAACGGGCTGCAGGACGGCTACGGTGTGGAGACCTACGGGGATGGAG GTACATACCAGGGACAGTGGACAGGAGGGATGCGGCACGGATATGGTGTACGTCAAAGTGTACCTTATGGCATGGCAACTGTGATCCGTTCACCCCTCCGAACATCTCTAGTCTCACTTCGTAGTGAGCAGAGCAATGGCACGGTTCTGCATGACATTACTTCAGACAGCCCAGCTGGAACAAGAG ggtga
- the JPH1 gene encoding junctophilin-1 isoform X6, translating into MTGGRFDFDDGGTYCGGWEEGKAHGHGICTGPKGQGEYAGSWSHGFEVVGGYTWPSGNTYQGYWAQGKRHGLGVETKGRWMYRGEWSHGFKGRYGVRQSLTTPARYEGTWSNGLQDGYGVETYGDGGTYQGQWTGGMRHGYGVRQSVPYGMATVIRSPLRTSLVSLRSEQSNGTVLHDITSDSPAGTRGGFVLNFHSEPEAMSSKKRGGLFRRGSLLGSIKLRKSESKSSISSKRSSVRSDAAMSRISSSDANSTISFGDGDCDYCPMEDHVDATTTETYMGEWKNDKRNGFGISERSNGMKYEGEWLNNKRHGYGCTIFPDGTKEEGKYKNNVLVRGIRKQLIPIRNTKTKEKVDRAIEGAQRAAAMARTKVEIASSRRERIGTGQLQAEV; encoded by the exons ATGACGGGCGGCAGGTTCGACTTCGACGATGGCGGCACCTACTGCGGCGGCTGGGAGGAGGGCAAAGCCCACGGGCACGGCATCTGCACCGGGCCCAAGGGGCAGGGCGAGTACGCGGGCTCCTGGTCCCACGGCTTCGAGGTGGTGGGCGGCTACACCTGGCCCAGCGGCAACACCTACCAGGGCTACTGGGCGCAGGGCAAGCGCCACGGGCTGGGCGTGGAGACCAAGGGCAGGTGGATGTACCGGGGCGAGTGGTCCCACGGCTTCAAGGGGCGCTACGGGGTGCGGCAGAGCCTCACCACCCCGGCCCGCTACGAGGGCACCTGGAGCAACGGGCTGCAGGACGGCTACGGTGTGGAGACCTACGGGGATGGAG GTACATACCAGGGACAGTGGACAGGAGGGATGCGGCACGGATATGGTGTACGTCAAAGTGTACCTTATGGCATGGCAACTGTGATCCGTTCACCCCTCCGAACATCTCTAGTCTCACTTCGTAGTGAGCAGAGCAATGGCACGGTTCTGCATGACATTACTTCAGACAGCCCAGCTGGAACAAGAGGTGGGTTTGTTTTGAATTTTCACAGTGAACCGGAAGCCATGAGTAGTAAGAAAAGAGGAGGCTTGTTCAGAAGAGGATCCCTTCTTGGTAGTATAAAACTTAGAAAATCTGAATCTAAATCATCAATATCTAGCAAACGTAGCTCTGTCAGGAGTGATGCTGCTATGAGCAGAATTAGTTCTAGTGATGCCAACTCTACGATTAGTTTTGGAGATGGTGACTGTGATTATTGCCCTATGGAAGACCATGTTGATGCCACCACAACAGAAACGTACATgggagagtggaagaatgacAAGCGCAATGGTTTTGGTATTAGTGAGCGTTCAAATGGTATGAAATATGAAGGAGAATGGCTAAATAATAAAAGGCATGGATATGGATGCACCATATTTCCAGATGGCacaaaggaagagggaaaatataaaaacaatgttTTGGTCCGTGGAATAAGAAAGCAACTTATACCAATAAGAAACACCAAAACTAAAGAAAAAGTGGATAGAGCCATAGAGGGTGCACAAAGGGCAGCTGCTATGGCAAGAACCAAAGTGGAAATTGCATCTTCAAG
- the JPH1 gene encoding junctophilin-1 isoform X3, which translates to MTGGRFDFDDGGTYCGGWEEGKAHGHGICTGPKGQGEYAGSWSHGFEVVGGYTWPSGNTYQGYWAQGKRHGLGVETKGRWMYRGEWSHGFKGRYGVRQSLTTPARYEGTWSNGLQDGYGVETYGDGGTYQGQWTGGMRHGYGVRQSVPYGMATVIRSPLRTSLVSLRSEQSNGTVLHDITSDSPAGTRGGFVLNFHSEPEAMSSKKRGGLFRRGSLLGSIKLRKSESKSSISSKRSSVRSDAAMSRISSSDANSTISFGDGDCDYCPMEDHVDATTTETYMGEWKNDKRNGFGISERSNGMKYEGEWLNNKRHGYGCTIFPDGTKEEGKYKNNVLVRGIRKQLIPIRNTKTKEKVDRAIEGAQRAAAMARTKVEIASSRTAHARAKADAADQAAQAARQESDIARAVARELSPSFYQPA; encoded by the exons ATGACGGGCGGCAGGTTCGACTTCGACGATGGCGGCACCTACTGCGGCGGCTGGGAGGAGGGCAAAGCCCACGGGCACGGCATCTGCACCGGGCCCAAGGGGCAGGGCGAGTACGCGGGCTCCTGGTCCCACGGCTTCGAGGTGGTGGGCGGCTACACCTGGCCCAGCGGCAACACCTACCAGGGCTACTGGGCGCAGGGCAAGCGCCACGGGCTGGGCGTGGAGACCAAGGGCAGGTGGATGTACCGGGGCGAGTGGTCCCACGGCTTCAAGGGGCGCTACGGGGTGCGGCAGAGCCTCACCACCCCGGCCCGCTACGAGGGCACCTGGAGCAACGGGCTGCAGGACGGCTACGGTGTGGAGACCTACGGGGATGGAG GTACATACCAGGGACAGTGGACAGGAGGGATGCGGCACGGATATGGTGTACGTCAAAGTGTACCTTATGGCATGGCAACTGTGATCCGTTCACCCCTCCGAACATCTCTAGTCTCACTTCGTAGTGAGCAGAGCAATGGCACGGTTCTGCATGACATTACTTCAGACAGCCCAGCTGGAACAAGAGGTGGGTTTGTTTTGAATTTTCACAGTGAACCGGAAGCCATGAGTAGTAAGAAAAGAGGAGGCTTGTTCAGAAGAGGATCCCTTCTTGGTAGTATAAAACTTAGAAAATCTGAATCTAAATCATCAATATCTAGCAAACGTAGCTCTGTCAGGAGTGATGCTGCTATGAGCAGAATTAGTTCTAGTGATGCCAACTCTACGATTAGTTTTGGAGATGGTGACTGTGATTATTGCCCTATGGAAGACCATGTTGATGCCACCACAACAGAAACGTACATgggagagtggaagaatgacAAGCGCAATGGTTTTGGTATTAGTGAGCGTTCAAATGGTATGAAATATGAAGGAGAATGGCTAAATAATAAAAGGCATGGATATGGATGCACCATATTTCCAGATGGCacaaaggaagagggaaaatataaaaacaatgttTTGGTCCGTGGAATAAGAAAGCAACTTATACCAATAAGAAACACCAAAACTAAAGAAAAAGTGGATAGAGCCATAGAGGGTGCACAAAGGGCAGCTGCTATGGCAAGAACCAAAGTGGAAATTGCATCTTCAAG
- the JPH1 gene encoding junctophilin-1 isoform X7, producing the protein MTGGRFDFDDGGTYCGGWEEGKAHGHGICTGPKGQGEYAGSWSHGFEVVGGYTWPSGNTYQGYWAQGKRHGLGVETKGRWMYRGEWSHGFKGRYGVRQSLTTPARYEGTWSNGLQDGYGVETYGDGGTYQGQWTGGMRHGYGVRQSVPYGMATVIRSPLRTSLVSLRSEQSNGTVLHDITSDSPAGTRGGFVLNFHSEPEAMSSKKRGGLFRRGSLLGSIKLRKSESKSSISSKRSSVRSDAAMSRISSSDANSTISFGDGDCDYCPMEDHVDATTTETYMGEWKNDKRNGFGISERSNGMKYEGEWLNNKRHGYGCTIFPDGTKEEGKYKNNVLVRGIRKQLIPIRNTKTKEKVDRAIEGAQRAAAMARTKVEIASSRERIGTGQLQAEV; encoded by the exons ATGACGGGCGGCAGGTTCGACTTCGACGATGGCGGCACCTACTGCGGCGGCTGGGAGGAGGGCAAAGCCCACGGGCACGGCATCTGCACCGGGCCCAAGGGGCAGGGCGAGTACGCGGGCTCCTGGTCCCACGGCTTCGAGGTGGTGGGCGGCTACACCTGGCCCAGCGGCAACACCTACCAGGGCTACTGGGCGCAGGGCAAGCGCCACGGGCTGGGCGTGGAGACCAAGGGCAGGTGGATGTACCGGGGCGAGTGGTCCCACGGCTTCAAGGGGCGCTACGGGGTGCGGCAGAGCCTCACCACCCCGGCCCGCTACGAGGGCACCTGGAGCAACGGGCTGCAGGACGGCTACGGTGTGGAGACCTACGGGGATGGAG GTACATACCAGGGACAGTGGACAGGAGGGATGCGGCACGGATATGGTGTACGTCAAAGTGTACCTTATGGCATGGCAACTGTGATCCGTTCACCCCTCCGAACATCTCTAGTCTCACTTCGTAGTGAGCAGAGCAATGGCACGGTTCTGCATGACATTACTTCAGACAGCCCAGCTGGAACAAGAGGTGGGTTTGTTTTGAATTTTCACAGTGAACCGGAAGCCATGAGTAGTAAGAAAAGAGGAGGCTTGTTCAGAAGAGGATCCCTTCTTGGTAGTATAAAACTTAGAAAATCTGAATCTAAATCATCAATATCTAGCAAACGTAGCTCTGTCAGGAGTGATGCTGCTATGAGCAGAATTAGTTCTAGTGATGCCAACTCTACGATTAGTTTTGGAGATGGTGACTGTGATTATTGCCCTATGGAAGACCATGTTGATGCCACCACAACAGAAACGTACATgggagagtggaagaatgacAAGCGCAATGGTTTTGGTATTAGTGAGCGTTCAAATGGTATGAAATATGAAGGAGAATGGCTAAATAATAAAAGGCATGGATATGGATGCACCATATTTCCAGATGGCacaaaggaagagggaaaatataaaaacaatgttTTGGTCCGTGGAATAAGAAAGCAACTTATACCAATAAGAAACACCAAAACTAAAGAAAAAGTGGATAGAGCCATAGAGGGTGCACAAAGGGCAGCTGCTATGGCAAGAACCAAAGTGGAAATTGCATCTTCAAG